AAACCTTTCAAAGGGTCTTCTAAGCTCTAAAGTTTGACCTTTTGTAATTGTAACGTATCCGAAAATTAATACTGTGGCAATTACAGTATGTAAAATTGTTTGAATACTTAATCTGTTAAACAGTTTCATAATTAAATGATTATCTTGATATTACTTAATATAAATTCATTTTAAGAAAAAAACTTGATTTCAATTCTCAAGTTTATTTTTACAATTCAAATATATAAAGTTGGAATAACATTAAATATAATTAAATGTTAACAAATTGTTTCAATACGAATTCCAAAAATTTTAGAATTAATTCAATTATTGAAAAATATATTAAATGTAAAAAAATGAAATATTAATCAGATTATTTCACTATATATATAAATTTATAAATTTGTCAAATAATGATTTTCCAAATTTGTCATACTTAATCTTTTTACATCTGTATTGTCTTCATATCCGCATAAATGAAGAGCTCCATGAATTGCCAACCTATATACTTCATTATAAAATTTTACATTGAAAATTTTAGATTGCTCTTTTGCTCGATCAACACTAATGTAGATTTCACCTTCAATCAAATCAGAATTATTAATTTTAGATTTATTTGAATCACTTTGATTCAAATTAAAAGTTATTACATCAGTTAAATAATTATGGTTAAGATATATCTTATTAATATCTAAAAGCTCTAAATCACATACAAATATTACATTCACATTATAATTATTTTTATGTTCTCCCTTGAATGTAAAATT
Above is a window of Chlorobiota bacterium DNA encoding:
- the ybeY gene encoding rRNA maturation RNase YbeY, yielding MKIINVFNNHEKIRITKKKIIDLLNFTFKGEHKNNYNVNVIFVCDLELLDINKIYLNHNYLTDVITFNLNQSDSNKSKINNSDLIEGEIYISVDRAKEQSKIFNVKFYNEVYRLAIHGALHLCGYEDNTDVKRLSMTNLENHYLTNL